In a genomic window of [Empedobacter] haloabium:
- a CDS encoding xanthine dehydrogenase family protein molybdopterin-binding subunit yields MGYMKDVDGMTSAARRRFLRVGAAAGGGLLVSFLLPGCERKESDRKEPPSEKAVGQAATAVSDRAPGLAPNAFIRIGRDGLVTLVMHKVEMGQGTYTAIPMLIAEELGVDLAKVKLEHAPADNNLYSDPLLGGQVTGGSTSVRGAWKPLREAGAAARHVLIQAAAQQWNVAPEQLAVANGAVTHAATRRTAHFGELVDAAAKLPAPRTVALKDPATYTLIGKKHARLDSPPKLDGSALFGIDAKLPGMAIATVAAAPVVGGKLRSVDEQKALAVKGVRQVLKIDNAVAIVADHMWAARQGLAAAAPQWDDGEHANLSTASIVTEMMNASRKTGAVATDKGDALKALGKGGGRKIEAVYEMPFLAHATMEPMNCLVDLRADGCDLYCGTQVPSLAQGAAAQLTGLPLEQVRVHNFYLGGGFGRRLEVDYVTQAVAFAKLLAKPGPVKFVWTREEDIQHDMYRPYYMDRLAARLDEKGMPLAWFHRVTGSSVMARFAPPAVKNGVDPDAVEGAADLQYSIPGLRVEYMRHEPPLPTAFWRGVGPTHNVFVVESFIDELAHAAKQDPVAYRRALLDKSPRLLAVLNLAAEKAGWTTPMQAVAGRKVGRGVSAQFAFGSYMAQIAEVSVGPDGDVRVHRVVCALDCGQAINPDGIVAQMEGGIVFGLTAALWGEITLERGRVKQSNFGDYRMMRMNESPTIEVHIVNSRDEPGGIGEPGTAGIAPALSNAIFAATGQRLRKLPVASVLKKA; encoded by the coding sequence ATGGGTTATATGAAAGACGTGGACGGCATGACGTCGGCGGCGCGCCGCCGCTTCCTGCGCGTGGGCGCGGCCGCGGGCGGCGGCCTGTTGGTGAGCTTCCTGCTGCCCGGCTGCGAGCGCAAGGAATCGGATCGCAAGGAGCCGCCGTCCGAGAAGGCCGTCGGCCAGGCCGCCACCGCGGTCTCGGACCGGGCGCCGGGCCTGGCGCCGAACGCCTTCATCCGCATCGGCCGCGATGGCCTCGTCACCCTGGTCATGCACAAGGTCGAGATGGGGCAGGGCACCTACACGGCGATCCCGATGCTGATCGCCGAGGAGCTGGGCGTGGACCTGGCCAAGGTGAAGCTGGAGCATGCGCCGGCGGACAACAACCTGTACAGCGATCCGCTGCTGGGCGGCCAGGTCACGGGCGGCTCCACCTCGGTGCGCGGCGCCTGGAAGCCACTGCGCGAGGCGGGTGCGGCCGCGCGCCACGTGCTGATACAGGCCGCGGCGCAGCAGTGGAACGTGGCGCCGGAACAGCTGGCGGTGGCCAACGGCGCGGTCACGCATGCCGCCACCCGGCGCACCGCCCATTTCGGCGAGCTGGTGGACGCGGCGGCAAAGCTGCCGGCGCCCAGGACGGTGGCGTTGAAGGACCCGGCCACCTACACCCTGATCGGCAAGAAGCACGCCCGGCTCGACTCGCCGCCGAAGCTGGACGGCAGCGCGCTGTTCGGCATCGACGCCAAACTGCCCGGGATGGCGATCGCCACGGTGGCGGCGGCGCCGGTGGTTGGCGGCAAGCTGAGAAGCGTGGACGAGCAGAAGGCGCTGGCCGTCAAGGGCGTGCGCCAGGTGCTGAAGATCGACAATGCGGTGGCCATCGTGGCCGACCATATGTGGGCCGCCAGGCAGGGCCTGGCGGCGGCCGCGCCGCAATGGGACGACGGCGAGCACGCCAACCTGTCGACGGCGTCGATCGTCACCGAGATGATGAACGCGTCGCGCAAGACCGGCGCCGTCGCCACCGACAAGGGCGATGCGCTGAAGGCATTGGGCAAGGGAGGCGGGCGCAAGATCGAGGCGGTGTACGAGATGCCATTCCTGGCGCATGCGACGATGGAGCCGATGAACTGCCTGGTCGACCTGCGCGCGGATGGCTGCGACCTGTATTGCGGCACCCAGGTGCCCAGCCTGGCGCAGGGCGCGGCGGCGCAACTGACCGGGCTGCCGCTGGAGCAGGTCAGGGTGCACAACTTCTACCTGGGCGGCGGCTTCGGCCGCCGGCTGGAAGTCGATTACGTGACGCAGGCGGTGGCCTTCGCCAAACTGCTGGCCAAGCCGGGGCCGGTGAAGTTCGTCTGGACCCGCGAGGAGGACATCCAGCACGACATGTACCGGCCCTACTACATGGACCGGCTGGCCGCCCGGCTGGACGAGAAGGGCATGCCGCTGGCGTGGTTCCACCGCGTAACGGGATCGTCCGTGATGGCGCGCTTCGCGCCGCCGGCAGTGAAGAACGGCGTCGACCCGGACGCGGTCGAGGGCGCGGCCGACCTGCAGTATTCGATTCCGGGGCTGCGCGTGGAGTACATGCGCCACGAACCGCCGCTGCCGACGGCGTTCTGGCGCGGCGTGGGGCCGACCCACAACGTGTTCGTGGTGGAGAGCTTCATCGACGAACTGGCGCATGCCGCGAAGCAGGACCCGGTGGCGTATCGCCGCGCGCTGCTGGACAAGTCGCCGCGCCTGCTGGCGGTACTGAACCTGGCGGCCGAGAAGGCCGGCTGGACGACGCCCATGCAAGCGGTGGCCGGCCGCAAGGTGGGCAGGGGCGTGTCGGCGCAGTTCGCGTTCGGCAGCTACATGGCGCAGATCGCCGAGGTGTCGGTGGGGCCGGATGGCGACGTGCGGGTGCACCGGGTGGTGTGCGCGCTCGATTGCGGCCAGGCGATCAACCCGGACGGCATCGTGGCGCAGATGGAAGGCGGCATCGTGTTCGGCCTGACGGCGGCGCTGTGGGGCGAGATCACGCTGGAGCGCGGCCGCGTCAAGCAGTCCAACTTCGGCGACTACCGCATGATGCGGATGAACGAGTCGCCGACCATCGAGGTCCACATCGTCAACAGCCGCGACGAGCCGGGCGGCATCGGCGAGCCCGGCACGGCCGGTATCGCGCCGGCGCTGTCGAACGCCATCTTCGCCGCGACGGGGCAGCGGCTGCGCAAGCTGCCAGTGGCTTCAGTGCTCAAAAAAGCGTGA
- a CDS encoding hybrid sensor histidine kinase/response regulator, whose amino-acid sequence MADLDQPDTDDATLREAQLRAALVEARSENAQLREANAHLVMATVNAQSLQDEAEAANRRQNEFLAMLAHELRNPLAPISMAAAMLERMPQLTPELAALRGVISRQVEHMARLLDDLLDAARISSGKINLTIAPLALGDVVERALETVQPRIAERRQQLRVALHDPALALDGDRVRLTQVLSNLLGNASKYTQDGGTIALRSEACELGVRLVVSDDGTGIDPAVLPHIFDLFTQGPRSLARSEGGLGVGLNVVRNLVQMHGGTVQAYSDGVGLGSRFTLELPAGAAGAAPAAVPTVESLAHGASRVLLIEDNVDVCDTLKSFLMLDQYAVTAAYDGRGGLALALAEDFDVLICDIGLPQLDGLEVIARLRAQEHEQPRGRRLFAIALSGYGQLEDRARALAAGFDEYLVKPVRPDSLLALVAAACKGLGAV is encoded by the coding sequence ATGGCGGACCTCGATCAGCCGGATACCGACGACGCGACGCTGCGCGAAGCGCAATTGCGCGCCGCGCTGGTCGAGGCCCGTTCCGAGAACGCCCAGCTGCGCGAGGCCAACGCCCACCTCGTCATGGCCACGGTCAACGCGCAAAGCCTGCAGGACGAGGCCGAGGCCGCCAACCGCCGCCAGAACGAGTTCCTGGCCATGCTGGCGCACGAGCTGCGCAATCCATTGGCGCCGATCAGCATGGCGGCCGCCATGCTGGAACGCATGCCGCAGCTGACACCCGAACTGGCCGCCTTGCGCGGCGTGATCAGCCGCCAGGTCGAGCACATGGCGCGCCTGCTGGACGACCTGCTCGACGCGGCCCGCATCAGCAGCGGCAAGATCAACCTGACCATCGCGCCGCTGGCGCTGGGCGACGTCGTCGAACGGGCCTTGGAGACGGTGCAGCCGCGCATCGCCGAACGGCGCCAGCAACTGCGTGTCGCCCTGCACGATCCCGCCCTGGCGCTGGACGGCGACCGGGTGCGCCTGACCCAGGTGCTGTCGAACCTGCTGGGCAACGCCTCCAAGTACACCCAGGATGGCGGCACCATCGCGCTGCGCTCGGAAGCCTGCGAACTGGGCGTGCGCCTGGTGGTCAGCGACGACGGCACCGGCATCGACCCGGCCGTGCTGCCGCATATCTTCGACCTGTTCACGCAGGGCCCGCGCTCGCTGGCGCGTTCCGAGGGCGGCCTGGGCGTCGGCCTGAACGTCGTGCGCAACCTCGTCCAGATGCATGGCGGCACGGTGCAGGCGTACAGCGACGGTGTCGGGCTGGGCAGCCGTTTCACGCTCGAGCTGCCGGCCGGCGCGGCCGGCGCGGCACCGGCCGCCGTGCCCACGGTCGAGAGCCTCGCGCATGGCGCCTCCCGGGTGCTGCTGATCGAGGACAACGTGGACGTGTGCGACACGCTGAAAAGCTTCCTGATGCTGGACCAGTATGCGGTCACGGCCGCCTACGACGGCCGCGGAGGCCTGGCGCTGGCGCTGGCGGAGGACTTCGACGTGCTGATCTGCGATATCGGCCTGCCGCAACTGGACGGGCTGGAGGTGATCGCGCGCTTGCGCGCGCAGGAACATGAACAGCCGCGCGGGCGGCGCCTGTTCGCCATCGCGCTGTCCGGCTACGGCCAGCTGGAGGACCGTGCGCGCGCGCTGGCGGCCGGGTTCGACGAATACCTCGTCAAGCCGGTGCGGCCGGACAGCTTGCTGGCGCTGGTGGCGGCAGCGTGCAAGGGTCTTGGTGCCGTCTAG
- a CDS encoding ATPase domain-containing protein, whose amino-acid sequence MTDKVSLGMLATGVPGLDTLLGGGLGEYSFNLIAGAPGSGKTTLAHQIMFTLASPERRALFFTVLGEPPLKMLRYQQQYDFFDLDKVGSAIRYVNLAEDLRAGDFSGVLERIMREVEDFSPSLVFVDSFRSVAQTARAGSEGVADLQHFIQELGTRMTSWQATSFLIGEYAHVDAEANPIMTVADGVFSLSQSQQDNSIVRKIRIVKMRGQAHMAGTHTFRMGNDGLRIFPRLLPPLAEDRHEGAAVDRDKRRISSGVPSLDILLHGGIPEGHSVLVAGPSGSGKTILGTQFLAEGVRQGEKGVAAYFEKGTSRLRNAALADMVQAGHVTVVESRSLDLSVDELLHELMDAIARTGAKRVVLDSLSEVLLYLAPEFRREFRLSVFRILSSLAKVGVTVLVTLGMEDRFTELRFSEAEVSFLTDGIIAMRYVEMEGELRKVIAVVKMRGVSHSHALRTFRITDDGIEVDATRVHFDGLLSGRPSAQQGDF is encoded by the coding sequence ATGACCGACAAAGTAAGCTTGGGAATGCTGGCAACCGGCGTGCCGGGACTGGACACACTGCTCGGCGGCGGCCTGGGCGAGTATTCCTTCAACCTCATCGCCGGCGCTCCCGGCAGCGGCAAGACCACCCTGGCGCACCAGATCATGTTCACGCTGGCGAGCCCGGAGCGGCGCGCGCTGTTCTTTACCGTTCTGGGCGAGCCGCCGCTGAAGATGCTGCGCTACCAGCAGCAGTACGATTTCTTCGACCTGGACAAGGTCGGCAGCGCGATCCGCTACGTCAACCTGGCCGAGGACCTGCGCGCCGGCGATTTCTCCGGCGTGCTCGAGCGCATCATGCGCGAGGTCGAGGATTTCTCGCCCAGCCTGGTGTTCGTCGACTCGTTCCGCTCGGTGGCGCAGACCGCCCGCGCCGGCAGCGAGGGCGTGGCCGACCTGCAGCACTTCATCCAGGAGCTGGGCACGCGCATGACGAGCTGGCAGGCCACCAGCTTCCTGATCGGCGAGTATGCCCACGTCGATGCCGAGGCCAACCCGATCATGACGGTGGCCGACGGCGTGTTCTCGCTGTCGCAGTCGCAACAGGACAACTCGATCGTGCGCAAGATCCGCATCGTCAAGATGCGCGGCCAGGCCCACATGGCGGGCACGCACACCTTCCGCATGGGCAACGACGGCCTGCGCATCTTCCCGCGCCTGCTGCCGCCGCTGGCCGAGGACCGCCACGAAGGCGCTGCGGTCGACCGCGACAAGCGCCGCATCTCGTCCGGCGTGCCGTCGCTGGACATCCTGCTGCACGGCGGCATCCCGGAAGGCCATTCGGTGCTGGTGGCCGGGCCGTCCGGTTCCGGCAAGACGATCCTGGGCACGCAATTCCTGGCCGAGGGCGTGCGCCAGGGCGAGAAAGGCGTGGCCGCGTATTTCGAAAAAGGCACGTCGCGCCTGCGCAATGCCGCGCTGGCCGACATGGTGCAGGCCGGCCATGTGACGGTGGTCGAAAGCCGCTCGCTCGACCTGTCCGTCGACGAGCTGCTGCACGAGCTGATGGACGCCATCGCCAGGACCGGCGCCAAGCGCGTCGTGCTCGATTCGCTGTCCGAGGTGCTGCTGTACCTGGCGCCGGAGTTCCGTCGCGAGTTTCGCCTGTCGGTGTTCCGCATCCTGTCCAGCCTGGCGAAAGTGGGCGTCACCGTGCTCGTCACGCTGGGCATGGAGGACCGTTTCACCGAGCTGCGCTTCTCCGAGGCGGAGGTGTCGTTCCTGACCGACGGCATCATCGCCATGCGCTACGTCGAGATGGAAGGCGAGCTGCGCAAGGTGATCGCCGTCGTCAAGATGCGCGGCGTGTCGCACAGCCACGCGCTGCGGACGTTCCGCATCACGGACGACGGCATCGAGGTGGACGCGACCCGCGTGCATTTCGACGGCCTGCTGTCCGGCCGTCCCTCGGCGCAGCAAGGCGACTTCTAG
- a CDS encoding MFS transporter, producing MSASVPSDPHLSATLPTIIAPRGAGLAELALAVGGLAIGTGEFASMSILPLVAQDLGTTLPAMGHMISAYALGVVVGAPLITIFLARMPRRLMLVCLMLMFAVGNFLGALAPTPGLLIAARFVAGIPHGAYFGVAALVAAALVTADKRAQAVSRVMLGLTVANIVGVPLATWLGQVLGWRSAFVIVGALGLLTAALVAVFLPPIAAGNASPRGELGVFRRLQVWLTLLMVAIGFGGLFALYTYVTPTLQQITHASPLAISVLLGLMGVGMTVGNLVGGWLADRSRTATICGVLVWNALALACFSWTSAHLWLAGLNLFLIGTGIAVVPAVQTRLMDVAGDAQTVAAALNHSAFNIANALGAWAGGLAIAAGLGLTSTGLVGAVLALGGIAVLAVSLALERRAVAAPALAPACK from the coding sequence ATGTCCGCATCCGTCCCTTCCGATCCGCATCTTTCCGCCACGCTTCCCACCATCATCGCGCCGCGCGGCGCCGGCCTGGCCGAACTGGCGCTGGCCGTCGGCGGCCTGGCCATCGGCACCGGCGAATTCGCCTCGATGAGCATCCTGCCGCTGGTCGCCCAGGACCTGGGCACCACGCTGCCGGCGATGGGCCACATGATCAGCGCGTACGCGCTGGGCGTCGTCGTCGGCGCGCCGTTGATCACGATCTTCCTGGCGCGCATGCCGCGCCGCCTGATGCTGGTCTGCCTGATGCTGATGTTCGCCGTCGGCAATTTCCTCGGCGCGCTGGCGCCCACGCCGGGCCTCCTGATCGCCGCCCGTTTCGTGGCCGGCATTCCGCACGGCGCCTACTTCGGCGTGGCCGCGCTGGTGGCCGCCGCGCTCGTCACGGCCGACAAGCGCGCCCAGGCCGTGTCGCGCGTCATGCTGGGCCTGACCGTCGCCAATATCGTCGGCGTGCCGCTGGCGACCTGGCTGGGCCAGGTGCTGGGCTGGCGCTCCGCGTTCGTCATCGTCGGAGCCCTCGGCCTGCTGACGGCGGCGCTGGTGGCCGTGTTCCTGCCGCCGATCGCGGCGGGCAATGCCAGCCCGCGCGGCGAGCTGGGCGTGTTCCGCCGGCTGCAGGTGTGGCTGACCCTGCTGATGGTGGCGATCGGCTTCGGCGGCCTGTTCGCGCTGTACACCTATGTGACGCCGACGTTACAGCAGATTACCCATGCGTCGCCGCTGGCCATTTCCGTGCTGCTGGGCCTGATGGGCGTCGGCATGACGGTGGGCAACCTGGTGGGCGGCTGGCTGGCCGACCGCTCGCGCACCGCCACGATCTGCGGCGTGCTGGTGTGGAACGCGCTGGCGCTGGCCTGTTTCAGCTGGACCAGCGCGCACCTGTGGCTGGCCGGCCTGAACCTGTTCCTGATCGGCACCGGCATCGCCGTCGTGCCCGCCGTGCAGACGCGGCTGATGGACGTGGCCGGCGACGCCCAGACCGTGGCCGCCGCGCTGAACCACTCCGCCTTCAATATCGCCAATGCACTGGGCGCCTGGGCCGGCGGCCTGGCCATCGCGGCCGGCCTGGGCCTGACCTCGACGGGGCTGGTGGGCGCCGTGCTGGCGCTGGGCGGCATTGCCGTGCTGGCCGTGTCGCTGGCGCTGGAGCGGCGCGCCGTGGCGGCGCCAGCGCTGGCACCTGCCTGCAAATAA
- a CDS encoding PAS domain S-box protein translates to MDMMHDPRDWQLDRYAGLLGPFLNQLRDYALYILDTRGFIRSWNEGAEQLKGYAAQEILGKHFSIFYTPEDRAAGKPAQALAAAARDGSFQAEGEHLRADGSRFCAAIHISTLRDRAGHPRGFVKLTRDISATRAAEAALRESEARFRALFEHSNDAIVLASLEGQILSVNPAACHLFGYTEQEFVRRQRDDIVDMSDPRVEPACHERARTGEATAELTFIRKDGSRFQGSVTSSQWQEGAGRQLTSLLIQDISRRKAEQEALRQSESRARLLYEYAPVGIVLSDLEGRLTFANRKFVEMSGYAPEELAGFSYLNLSIPEEAPTTAELMRKLFHGEVGTVCRERHMRRKDGSAFWVRITAGVLLDEGGRPEYAIGVFEDISEHRHAEEAVRRSEERFRATFENAPLGIFEASLDCRIQNVNTKLLDMLGYRREELTGKSLLDLTHPTDLEQTMQMFGQLRAGAISQYVLEKRYLRKDQSFLWVKVTMSLPRQDGQPQYTIAIVEDITERKKAQEDLRRAMEQSYHLANHDPLTGLANRAQFNDRLRDALAYARRDEHMVALHLLDLDRFKSINDSMGHHVGDLLLQAVAGRITSHIRATDLAARLGGDEFVVIQTHLADPAAAGALAEKLVDELSRPYVLEGQEAHSGASIGIALYPNDARDGEALMKLADLALYEAKHRGRYNYQRYRDEMGAAVRAALRLEQELLRALREDELCLHYQPQFDVRTGRITGVETLLRWRHPQRGLLAAAEFIQDAENAGLMLPIGEWTLHTACSEYRGWLRAGFDAPLTLNVSSRQLKHPRFLPVLRRVLQETGLPCARLQLELRESLLLDPKSPEVFLRQLKSSGVRLALDNFGTELTALSSLSRYPLDVVKPSRALVRESLSGAPANSMLAAIVGVAHGLNIQVCAEGVETAAELASVRSHGCDSAQGNLLSTPLEGHEMERMIGEHLM, encoded by the coding sequence ATGGACATGATGCATGATCCGCGAGACTGGCAGCTGGACCGTTATGCGGGCCTGCTGGGGCCTTTCCTGAACCAGTTGCGTGACTACGCGCTGTACATCCTCGATACCAGGGGCTTCATCCGCAGCTGGAACGAAGGCGCCGAGCAGCTGAAGGGCTATGCTGCGCAAGAGATCCTTGGCAAGCATTTTTCCATCTTTTACACGCCGGAGGACCGGGCCGCCGGCAAGCCGGCCCAGGCCCTGGCGGCGGCCGCCCGCGACGGCAGCTTCCAGGCCGAGGGCGAGCACCTGCGTGCGGACGGCTCGCGCTTTTGCGCGGCCATTCATATCAGCACCCTGCGCGATCGCGCCGGCCACCCGCGTGGCTTCGTCAAGCTGACGCGCGACATCAGCGCGACCAGGGCGGCCGAGGCCGCGCTGCGCGAAAGCGAGGCGCGTTTCCGCGCCCTGTTCGAGCACAGCAACGATGCCATCGTGCTGGCGTCGCTGGAAGGGCAGATCCTGTCCGTCAACCCGGCCGCCTGCCACCTATTCGGCTATACCGAGCAGGAATTCGTGCGCCGCCAGCGCGACGATATCGTCGACATGTCCGATCCCCGCGTCGAGCCGGCCTGCCACGAGCGCGCCCGCACGGGCGAGGCGACGGCGGAGCTGACGTTCATCCGCAAGGACGGCAGCCGGTTCCAGGGCAGCGTCACATCCAGCCAGTGGCAGGAGGGCGCAGGCCGCCAGCTCACCAGCCTGCTGATACAGGATATCTCGCGCCGCAAGGCCGAGCAGGAAGCCTTGCGCCAGAGCGAGAGCCGGGCGCGCCTGCTGTACGAATACGCGCCGGTCGGCATCGTGCTGTCCGACCTGGAAGGACGGCTGACGTTTGCCAACCGCAAGTTCGTCGAGATGTCCGGCTATGCGCCCGAGGAGCTGGCGGGGTTTTCCTACCTGAACCTTTCAATTCCGGAGGAAGCCCCGACCACCGCCGAACTGATGCGCAAGCTGTTCCACGGCGAGGTCGGTACCGTCTGCCGCGAGCGCCATATGCGCCGCAAGGACGGCAGCGCGTTCTGGGTGCGCATTACCGCCGGGGTGCTCCTGGACGAGGGCGGACGGCCGGAATACGCGATCGGCGTGTTCGAGGACATCTCCGAACACCGCCACGCCGAGGAGGCCGTGCGGCGCAGCGAGGAGCGCTTTCGCGCCACCTTCGAGAACGCGCCGCTGGGCATCTTCGAGGCCTCGCTCGACTGCCGCATCCAGAACGTCAACACCAAGCTGCTCGACATGCTGGGCTACCGGCGCGAGGAACTGACCGGCAAGTCGCTGCTGGACCTGACCCACCCGACCGACCTGGAACAGACGATGCAGATGTTCGGCCAGTTGCGCGCGGGGGCTATCAGCCAGTATGTGCTGGAGAAGCGCTACCTGCGCAAGGACCAGTCGTTCCTGTGGGTCAAGGTGACGATGTCGCTGCCGCGCCAGGACGGCCAGCCGCAGTACACCATCGCCATCGTCGAGGACATCACGGAGCGCAAGAAGGCCCAGGAGGACCTGCGCCGCGCGATGGAGCAGTCCTACCACCTGGCCAACCACGACCCGCTGACCGGCCTGGCCAATCGGGCCCAGTTCAACGACCGCCTGCGCGACGCGCTGGCCTATGCCCGGCGCGACGAGCACATGGTGGCGCTGCACCTCTTGGACCTGGACCGTTTCAAGTCGATCAACGACAGCATGGGCCACCATGTGGGCGACCTGCTGCTGCAGGCCGTGGCCGGGCGCATCACGTCGCATATCCGCGCCACCGACCTGGCGGCACGCCTCGGCGGCGACGAGTTCGTCGTGATCCAGACGCACCTGGCCGACCCGGCGGCGGCGGGCGCGCTGGCCGAGAAGCTCGTCGACGAGCTCAGCCGGCCCTACGTGCTGGAAGGCCAGGAAGCCCACAGCGGCGCCAGCATCGGCATCGCGCTGTATCCGAACGACGCGCGCGACGGGGAGGCGCTGATGAAACTGGCCGACCTGGCCTTGTACGAGGCCAAGCACCGCGGCCGCTACAACTACCAGCGCTACCGCGACGAAATGGGCGCGGCGGTGCGCGCGGCGCTGCGGCTGGAGCAGGAACTGCTGCGGGCATTGCGGGAAGACGAGCTGTGCCTGCACTACCAGCCCCAGTTCGACGTGCGCACGGGCCGCATCACGGGCGTCGAGACCTTGCTGCGCTGGCGTCACCCGCAGCGTGGCCTGCTGGCCGCGGCCGAATTCATCCAGGACGCGGAAAACGCCGGGCTGATGCTGCCCATCGGCGAGTGGACGCTGCACACGGCCTGCAGCGAGTACCGCGGCTGGCTGCGCGCCGGTTTCGACGCGCCGTTGACCCTGAACGTGTCGTCGCGCCAGCTGAAGCATCCGCGCTTCCTGCCCGTATTGCGGCGGGTGCTGCAGGAGACGGGCCTGCCGTGCGCGCGGCTGCAGCTCGAACTGCGCGAGAGCCTCTTGCTCGACCCGAAGTCGCCCGAGGTATTCCTGCGCCAGCTGAAAAGCAGCGGGGTACGGCTGGCGCTGGACAATTTCGGCACGGAACTGACGGCCTTGTCGTCCCTGTCGCGCTACCCGCTCGATGTCGTCAAGCCCAGCCGCGCACTGGTGCGCGAGTCGCTGTCGGGCGCACCGGCGAACTCGATGCTGGCCGCCATCGTCGGCGTGGCGCACGGCCTGAACATCCAGGTGTGCGCCGAAGGTGTCGAGACCGCGGCCGAACTGGCCTCGGTGCGCAGCCACGGCTGCGACTCGGCCCAGGGCAACCTGCTCAGCACGCCGCTGGAGGGGCATGAGATGGAGCGGATGATTGGCGAGCATCTGATGTGA
- a CDS encoding helicase-related protein → MTAQHDDDDDLINELGLPARGIALVKMEGRVFLRFDGSVTEAGLVVPYSLVPAHGVLAKPSKWRKLEREARAQLIGERSNERALRELDDSVRAFVVEMIEECDEFGLRPMDFLHTLADLQTSEPAGVVFDRIRQRLGHALERQREEQHAERTRQSINLAEYPASFDVARRMPRKFIALLGPTNSGKTHKAMEALAKAPSGVYLAPLRLLALENYERLLEVTQHGKPLAVSLVTGEERRIAEGATHVASTVEMLDTRTAVDVAVIDEIQMLADRDRGAAWTAAVCGAPARTVYLVGAPEARRAIEALAERLECPLEVHVLKRKGPLAMEPSSVRKVKNLRPGDALIAFSRRDVLMWRDMVAEQGHSVATVYGNLSPEVRRAQAQRFRDGSADIVVGTDAIAMGLNMPIARIVMTSTVKFNGYEEEEIPAALARQIAGRAGRYGIHEEGLVAGMDPETHEVMRSLLKEKPTPLNTSGFSVAPTLEHLHRIAAVTGETSLAKLLKRFIHNIDVPDGFFYPRITEDQKDRAEWLDTLPLTVAEKFTLSLVPVATKVMALQSAWEHWAVSLSKKRVTRLKPDEHMLYHMSLQEVEDTCRMYSAYAWLGYRLPEYFPDVELAQQLSREASERVDSMLQDQNASARRRQPRRR, encoded by the coding sequence ATGACCGCACAGCACGACGACGATGACGACCTGATCAATGAACTGGGACTGCCCGCACGCGGCATCGCCCTCGTCAAGATGGAAGGCCGCGTGTTCCTGCGCTTCGACGGCAGCGTCACCGAAGCCGGCCTGGTCGTGCCGTATTCCCTGGTACCCGCCCACGGCGTGCTGGCCAAGCCGTCCAAGTGGCGCAAGCTGGAGCGCGAGGCGCGCGCCCAGCTGATCGGCGAGCGCTCGAACGAGCGCGCATTGCGCGAACTGGACGACAGCGTGCGCGCCTTCGTGGTCGAGATGATCGAGGAGTGCGACGAGTTCGGCCTGCGGCCGATGGATTTCCTGCACACGCTGGCGGACCTGCAGACCTCCGAGCCGGCCGGGGTCGTGTTCGACCGCATCCGCCAGCGCCTGGGCCACGCGCTGGAGCGCCAGCGCGAGGAGCAGCATGCCGAGCGTACCCGGCAAAGCATCAACCTGGCCGAATATCCGGCCTCGTTCGACGTGGCGCGGCGCATGCCGCGCAAATTCATCGCGCTGCTGGGCCCGACCAATTCCGGCAAGACGCACAAGGCGATGGAAGCGCTCGCCAAGGCCCCCAGCGGCGTCTACCTGGCGCCGCTGCGCCTGCTGGCGCTGGAAAACTACGAGCGCCTGCTGGAGGTGACGCAGCACGGCAAGCCGCTGGCCGTCAGCCTTGTCACGGGCGAGGAACGCCGCATCGCCGAGGGCGCCACGCACGTGGCCAGCACCGTCGAGATGCTGGACACCCGCACGGCCGTGGACGTGGCGGTCATCGACGAGATCCAGATGCTGGCCGACCGCGATCGCGGCGCCGCCTGGACGGCTGCCGTATGCGGCGCGCCGGCCCGCACGGTCTATCTGGTGGGCGCGCCGGAAGCAAGGCGTGCCATCGAGGCGCTGGCCGAGCGGCTGGAATGTCCGCTCGAGGTGCACGTACTGAAGCGCAAGGGACCGCTGGCGATGGAGCCATCGTCGGTGCGCAAGGTGAAGAACCTGCGGCCGGGCGACGCGCTGATCGCGTTCTCGCGCCGCGATGTGCTGATGTGGCGCGACATGGTGGCCGAGCAGGGCCACTCGGTGGCGACCGTGTACGGCAACCTGTCGCCGGAAGTGCGGCGCGCCCAGGCGCAGCGCTTCCGCGACGGCAGCGCCGACATCGTGGTCGGCACGGACGCCATCGCGATGGGCCTGAACATGCCGATCGCCCGCATCGTGATGACGTCCACGGTCAAGTTCAACGGCTACGAGGAAGAGGAAATCCCCGCCGCACTGGCGCGCCAGATCGCCGGCCGGGCCGGCCGCTATGGCATCCACGAGGAAGGGCTGGTGGCCGGCATGGACCCGGAAACGCACGAAGTGATGCGCTCGCTGTTGAAGGAAAAGCCGACCCCGCTGAACACCAGCGGCTTTTCCGTCGCGCCCACGCTGGAGCACCTGCACCGGATTGCCGCCGTCACGGGCGAGACGTCGCTGGCGAAGCTGTTGAAGCGCTTCATCCACAATATCGACGTGCCGGATGGCTTCTTCTACCCGCGCATCACGGAAGACCAGAAGGACCGCGCCGAATGGCTCGATACGCTGCCGCTGACGGTGGCCGAGAAGTTCACGCTGTCGCTGGTGCCCGTCGCGACCAAGGTGATGGCGTTGCAGAGCGCATGGGAGCACTGGGCCGTGTCGCTGTCGAAAAAGCGCGTCACGCGCCTGAAGCCGGACGAGCACATGCTGTACCACATGAGCTTGCAGGAAGTGGAGGATACCTGCCGCATGTATTCGGCCTATGCGTGGCTGGGCTACCGCCTGCCGGAGTATTTCCCGGACGTGGAACTGGCCCAGCAGCTGTCGCGCGAGGCGTCCGAGCGGGTCGATTCGATGCTGCAGGACCAGAACGCGTCGGCCCGCCGGCGCCAGCCGCGCCGACGCTGA